AGTCCGCTGAACCAGTACGGCTTGGCCGCGACGACCGCGAACAGCGCACCGGTACCACCGTGCACACCGAGCGCGATCGGAATGCCGACGACGCCGATCCGCTTGACCCAGCGCAAGCTCGACGCGTGACACGCCGCGAGCTGCTGTTCGGTCGTCGGGCACTTCCAGCCGAGGGCGAGGACGCCGTAGACCGCGCGCTTCCAGCCGCTGGCGCCGTCGCGCAGCGTCGCCAGGTCGCAGCGCATCAGGAACCACAGCTCCGTGCAGATCGCGACGATATAGAAGATGTAAAACAGCGACTCCCACGCGAGCACGCTCGACGCCTGCCAGCCGGTGAAGATCTTGTAGAACCGCCACGGATGACCGAGGTCGATCCACACGAACGTCAAGCCGCCGAACAGCGCGAACAGCGCGGACAGCAGCGCCATGCGGCCCATCTTCTCGAACTGGTGCATGCCGAACACGTAGACGAGCGTCGACATGAGGAACGAGCCAGCCGACAAGCCGATGCAGTAGATGTAGAACGCCACCCACATGCCCCACGTCATGTTCGACGTGAGGTTGGTGACGCGCATCCCTTCGGTGAGCCGGACGCCGGCGGCCCACACGCCGAATACCGCGAGCGCCGCGAGAATCGCGAGCGCGATGATCTTTGCCGTCTTCATGGTGTGCCTCCCGCGCTCACGTCAAGTAGAAGACCTTCGGATGCGTGCCGAGTTCTTCCTTGAGCCGCATGACCCGCTCGGTGGCGATCAGCTCGGTCACGAGGCTGCCCTCGTCGTTCAGGTCGCCGAAGTAGGTCGCACCACCGAGGCAGGTCGTCACGCACGCCGGCAGCAGCCCGACCTCGAGCCGGTGCAGGCAGAAGTGGCACTTGCGCGCGTTGCCGATCGGCGACGCCGATCGGTCCTTCGGGTCGCGGCGCCGCTCGCGACCGTATTCGTAGGTCT
The Deltaproteobacteria bacterium DNA segment above includes these coding regions:
- a CDS encoding molybdopterin oxidoreductase, which encodes MKTAKIIALAILAALAVFGVWAAGVRLTEGMRVTNLTSNMTWGMWVAFYIYCIGLSAGSFLMSTLVYVFGMHQFEKMGRMALLSALFALFGGLTFVWIDLGHPWRFYKIFTGWQASSVLAWESLFYIFYIVAICTELWFLMRCDLATLRDGASGWKRAVYGVLALGWKCPTTEQQLAACHASSLRWVKRIGVVGIPIALGVHGGTGALFAVVAAKPYWFSGLFPIIFLVSALVSGCGLMLFLYAWFGRRDDDYERMVFGLRNFLVLFIAVDLILFISDLLVGTYASIPDHTEVWHEVLFGDYWYVFWIGQIGMAWLGPLAIASVRATRTSPAWLGIAGGLVVAGIVAVRLNLVIPAYLHPQLPGLDEALAQPRTAYEYFPSAIEWLSSFGLLALLALAFIGAWTLLPMYDVLSAKLAGRERAQGGAA